GCTCAAAAATACCCTACACATTTTGAGACCACACACAAGCACGCGACCCAAAGTGGTAAACCAATTGTTATGAGATACGCGTGTTTACTTTAAGGAAATGAAAATGAATAAATTGGTCACATACATAAACAGAGGATTGGCGGCGTTCACCATTTCTCTTTCAAGTTTTCTTGTCTTTTGTGTTGTTTGGCAAGTGCTGTCTCGCTATGTACTTGGTAAACCAAGTACCGTCACGGATGAACTCGCGCGTTATCTGTTTATGTGGGTCGCTTTGATTGGTGCAGCCTATACCACAGGGCTAAAACGCCATCTTGCGATTGATCTGTTGACCATGAAACTGACGGGGAAACGCAAACTGATTAATGAAATCGTCATCCAAATCGCCATCGCCCTCTTCTCTTATGTAGTTTTGGTTCACGGCGGCACCCAATTAGCCTTAAAAACCTTAGCCACAGGCCAATTGACTCCCGCGTTAGGTTTAGAAATGGGCTACATCTATTTCTGCTTACCGATCAGCGGAGCACTAATGATTTTTTATTCCGCCATCTTCACTTATGAACGCGTTAAACAGCTCATCCTTGGTGAAGCCCTACTCACCAACTCACCACTTAACTCATAGAGGGTTCCATCATGGAATGGCAATTAATTCTTACCCTGTTTGGTAGCTTCGCCGTTTTACTCGCAATTGGTGTACCGGTTTCATTTGCGATCGGTTTGTCGTCCTTAGCCACTATTTTGATGGGCTTACCGCTTGAACCCGCGATTGCGGTGGTTGCACAGCGCATGGCGGCGGGTTTAGATAACTTCGCCCTGTTAGCCATCCCGTTCTTTATTCTGGCAGGCAACATCATGAACCAAGGCGGTATTGCTTTGCGCCTGATTAACTTCGCCAAAGTCTTAGGCGGCCGACTGCCAGGCTCACTCGCCCACGTTAACGTGATGGCAAACATGATGTTTGGTTCGATTTCAGGTTCAGCGGTTGCTTCTGCCGCCGCAGTGGGTGGCACTATGTCTCCGCTGCAAAAGAAAGATGGTTACGATGAAAACTTCTCTGCCGCTGTAAACATCACCTCTTGTCCATCAGGTTTGTTAATTCCACCCAGCAATACCTTGATTGTGTTCTCGCTGGTTTCTGGTGGTACTTCGATCGCGGCTCTGTTTTTAGCTGGCTACATCCCGGGTATTTTGATGGGGCTGAGCATCATGGTCGTGGCAGGCATTATCGCCAAACGCCGTGGCTACCCAGTGGCAGCGCGTCCAACGCTCGCGATGGTGTGGGATACCTTCCTCAAAGCAGCACCTTCACTCGCGCTAATCATCGTGATCATGGGCGG
This genomic window from Vibrio metoecus contains:
- a CDS encoding TRAP transporter large permease — its product is MEWQLILTLFGSFAVLLAIGVPVSFAIGLSSLATILMGLPLEPAIAVVAQRMAAGLDNFALLAIPFFILAGNIMNQGGIALRLINFAKVLGGRLPGSLAHVNVMANMMFGSISGSAVASAAAVGGTMSPLQKKDGYDENFSAAVNITSCPSGLLIPPSNTLIVFSLVSGGTSIAALFLAGYIPGILMGLSIMVVAGIIAKRRGYPVAARPTLAMVWDTFLKAAPSLALIIVIMGGIIGGIFTATEASAIAVVYTFVLAVLVYREVKWRDLPKIILESAVTTSIVLLLVGASMGMSWAMANADIPYMIADALLAISDNPMMILLIINIILLIVGIFMDMTPAVLIFTPIFLPIALDMGIDPVHFGIMMTFNLAIGICTPPVGSALFIGCSVANVAIDKVIKPLLPFYAALILALMAVTFIPELSLFLPKLVLGY
- a CDS encoding TRAP transporter small permease produces the protein MNKLVTYINRGLAAFTISLSSFLVFCVVWQVLSRYVLGKPSTVTDELARYLFMWVALIGAAYTTGLKRHLAIDLLTMKLTGKRKLINEIVIQIAIALFSYVVLVHGGTQLALKTLATGQLTPALGLEMGYIYFCLPISGALMIFYSAIFTYERVKQLILGEALLTNSPLNS